The Chloroflexota bacterium genomic sequence CAGTTTTGGAGGCGGGATGGTAACTACCTCCCAGTATGGCCATCAGCACCAGGCCAGCGAGTAAGACTGTATAGTTTGGCGACATACCAATTAATAAGCCGGTTGCGCCCACGCCGACGACACCGATGGTGAGCAGGATACGAGACCCGAAGCGGTCGGCGAGCCATCCCGCCGGTAGCTGGCAGACACCGTAAACCACACCGAAAGCCGAAATGATGAATCCGGCGCGGGTGTAATCCAAGGCGAATGCGTCACGAAGATAGGGCAGGAGTGGCACCGGCAGCGCAGTCACCAGGTGGTGGGAAAAGTGTGCCAGTACAAATAGGGGCATCCATCCGCGCAAGCGGGAACGTAAACTGAATCTGCTTCTGATAGAGATTTCCTTTCTGTGATAAGAGACCGTGCTCTGGCCAGTTTTTGCTGTATATGTATCATACCACGAGAGGGGAATGAAATTCCCGCCGCAGACCCTGCCTTGGCCTTCTTCACAGGAAGCTTACCCCTGCCGGGACGCGGCACGGAGCGCCAGAACGGGAATCCGCCTCGTCCAGGCTCAAAAGAGTGCCGTAGGCCTCGCGCGAGAGGCGTGCGCACGTTCCCTATTCGGCGGAGCCACCAAGCGCGAAACGGGGCTTTACCACTACAACATCCTGCACGGGGCACTGAAGCAGGCGGTCAAGATGGGCTACGTGGCCCGCAACGTTGCCGATGCCGTGGATCCACCCCGCGCCCGCCGCCTCGTCGTGGCCACCATGGCGCGGGAGGACGTCCCCCGCTTCCTGGCCGCGGCCAAGGGTACTTTTTACTACTTGCTGTTTTACACCGCCCTCTACACCGGGATGAGGCTGGGCGAACTCCAACGCGGCAGTCCGAGTGGTCTTTATCAACATTTCGTCAGAATGTGCACTTACCAATGCCAAGTGCTATCATGTTAGCACACCCATATCCTGAGGAGGTTTAAGCGCTGTAGACGCTGAGTTAAAAACAGGCAAATCAAGACGGTGTCATAGGAATAACATATGAGTCATTTATTGCTCAGAGTATGGTTAATGGTAAGCTGTACCCTCGCTCTAAGTGCCGTGATAGTCCGCCTAGCCTGGGAGATATATGTCAACCCGTTGGTAGGTACGCTGGCCGTAGCAACTCCCGTCATTGTGGTAATTGCCGGCACTAATGCACTTGTCATTTATCTCCTTATTGCGCCCAGTATGAAAAAAATAAAGAGCCTGCCGATTGGAATATGGGTAATAGCGATATTTACCGCTGGTGCTGTTGGTTCTATTATCCACTACATTCGCTTTGTTCCTTCACCAGAGGCAGACGCACCCCTTAGCATAGTAATTGCCACCCTTCTCCTTATAGCTGTGGTTAGTGGCTATCTGGCGGTACTTTGGGTCTTTTGGTCTATTAGCATTAAGAAGAGACATTATCTCAGGTAACACAATATCACCTGCGGACATCTGGTTCTGGCTTATGCGCTGATCTAAACCTCCTCACTTTTTGCGCCTTCAGGTGTGCTTGTGGGCGTCACAAAAAGCCAGATTGTATGATGGTGTAATACGAAATGAATCACTACATGTGCCGCTACTACGGCACTAGCACTTTTTCTCTTATATATTGTAATTATAAATGATCACGTCGTTCGTGAAAGGCAATGAACCAGACGATTATGCCGATAATTATTGCGGCAACAGCTACCCCGCCAAGTAAGAGCCATTCAATTGGCACAAGCGGCGTTGGAACGGGTGCGGGTGCCGCCGGGATAATAATCTCAGGCGGTGGTGACGGTAGCGGTATTACTGGTGCCAAGGGTATTTCATAAAGACAAACATAAGCTTCATCAATTAATGCATCAGCCTTGTCATAGTCATTGCCGCGCCAAGCTTTATCAGCTTCACTGCTTAAGTTATGAGCTTCAAATAGCGCATCTTGCAGAGCGGTAGCATCTTTTCCTTGTTCTGCCCGGTAGCTAATACTGTCTTTTGCCCTTTCTATCGCTGCATCAAGTCTACCCAACTTATCGTAAATCTCTTCATGCTGAGCGTGTGGCATGACGAGTTCTAAATAATGCTTTTGCTCGGTCTCCATAGCGCGTTGAGTTTGTTGTAATGACTCTTTGAAATGGATATTATCAAGATATATTGCGACTCCAGAAAACCCTAAAGCCGCTAATGGAATAATGGCAATGACCAGAATTTGTAATAATTTTTTCAAGGAGCTACTCACCCTTTTATTTGTTTAATCACATACAATAACTGCAAACCAAAAAGGGCACCAGCAACCGCATCATATTTAGCGGTCACCAGTGCTCCTTGTTTATATTTATATGCCCAACTCGATGCACTCCTTTTCCGAAATGAATATGGTATGTCAGCTCCCCACCAGCTTTTCTACGCCCTGTTGTTCAGGGCAATCTTGCCAAGGCGATTTCAGATATTTGAGGACAGCTTGAGAATACTCTTGGGTAGGCCGTTCGCTATAAATATTCCTTATTAATCTGTAATTACGCCTCTCTATGACTGTTGACAACGGCCACTCAAAGTCATATTGTTGACCTGCGATATCCACATTCAAGCCAAAGACATTAGATGGGGTGAGTCATGTATCGAGGTCACATTATTCCTCTAGTTGCATTACTCTTGCTAGTCGTTGGTATCCTTGCGGGCTGCGGAGGTCCAGCTAAAGGTAGCGCTGAGTGGCATGCTGACCAGGGCTACAAGCTGTTCAATCAGGGTAACTATGATGAGGCGATAAAAGAGTGCACCGAGGCCATTGAACTCGCCCCCGACTTCTCCGAGGCCTACAGTAACCGGGGCATTGCCTACGTCCAGAAAGGTGAGCTTGACCAAGCCATCGCTGATTTCGATAAGGCCATTGAGCTAGACCCGGAACTTGCCAAGGTTTACAACGATCGAGGATATGCCTACTATTTGAAAGGTGAAGTGGCCAAGGCGGTAAGTGACTTTGAGAAGTGCATTGAGTTATCAAATGACCCTAGACTCGTTGCCAAGGCACAGCAGTTGCTAGATGAGCTAAGGTAATAATCTTCTTTTTTACCATTGACATTCAAACTAGATATTCTTATGATTTAGCCCAGTTAGTATTACTATTTTCTTCTACCGGAGGAGGAAAATAATGAAAATTAAAGGCAACACAATCTTGATTACTGGCGGAGCAACAGGTATTGGCTTCTCACTCGCGGAAACCTTGGTAGCGGCTGGTAACCAAGTAATTATTTGTGGGCGAAGAGAAAGTAGACTGAAAGAAGCCAAGGATAAGCTGCCACAAATACAGACCAAAGTATGTGATATATCCAGTGCGGAAGAACGCGAAGCCTTATTCAATTGGGTTGAAAATACTTTCAAAGACTTTAATATATTGATCAATAATGCCGGAATTCAAAGAGCGGTGAATCTTATGAAAGGTGCTCAGGACCTTTTCAGTGGTGAAAATGAGATTGAAACTAATTTAGTCGCCCCTATTCATTTGTCGGCATATTTTATCTCATTTC encodes the following:
- a CDS encoding MFS transporter, translated to MPLFVLAHFSHHLVTALPVPLLPYLRDAFALDYTRAGFIISAFGVVYGVCQLPAGWLADRFGSRILLTIGVVGVGATGLLIGMSPNYTVLLAGLVLMAILGGSYHPASKT
- a CDS encoding tetratricopeptide repeat protein — its product is MYRGHIIPLVALLLLVVGILAGCGGPAKGSAEWHADQGYKLFNQGNYDEAIKECTEAIELAPDFSEAYSNRGIAYVQKGELDQAIADFDKAIELDPELAKVYNDRGYAYYLKGEVAKAVSDFEKCIELSNDPRLVAKAQQLLDELR
- a CDS encoding SDR family NAD(P)-dependent oxidoreductase is translated as MKIKGNTILITGGATGIGFSLAETLVAAGNQVIICGRRESRLKEAKDKLPQIQTKVCDISSAEEREALFNWVENTFKDFNILINNAGIQRAVNLMKGAQDLFSGENEIETNLVAPIHLSAYFISFLLKKEEAAIINVSSGLGFVPIAAMPVYCATKAAVHSFTVSLRHQLRDTSIKVFEIVPPAVDTELGKGTTEEGEQGYRGIPPSEVAKATLAAMANNEYEILAGGVEDLVRRGRTNPEQAFQDINRW